In Candidatus Nitronauta litoralis, one DNA window encodes the following:
- a CDS encoding phosphoglycerate kinase, translating to MDKLTKIPSLDSLESDNLIGKTIFIRVDFNVPMVPSAKGYRVLDDTRIRRFLDTTFRHIHKLTQGDCRIIIGSHLGRPHKRKDHQGWDGIFNIQYVCNHFDTLLRERYKDTYALFPPEVTDAHMTDSLGIIHKHQLPVGGIKFLPNLRYLLDPENTDNFREQFMQDVAQTSDVFINCAFGCSHRVSKSIKLLPQYMRQQGKIAVAGSLLKEEISRLGIFGKRVLAKPETTAVIAGGTKISDKIAILKTFVQARVKLIFIGGRMVNAFLLAKTQKNNLENLAIEQLPSKMWESKGEDDRKDLIREVQFAGEIILLAKKNKVMLIYPDDYKITKDFMETEYTIKEEPDFNEDFQLDLGPETIENYYLNILQEGAIENVFWNGPLGAYDHPQSDHYAEGSKQLAKILFAAAISDQKLSVVIGGGDSAAILNQLDCEELENLIRKQLLNQLNNQINREKLSIKLNSEDTYSIFNNFTSNFFVSTGGGASLEFLQKLLEDKCDSDIANYLPGTSILMDLKPETSQAA from the coding sequence ATGGACAAGTTAACCAAAATTCCCAGCCTGGATTCCCTTGAATCTGATAACCTGATTGGAAAAACCATTTTCATCAGGGTTGATTTTAATGTCCCCATGGTGCCCTCTGCTAAAGGGTACCGTGTTTTGGACGACACCCGAATCCGCCGCTTTCTTGACACCACCTTTCGGCATATTCACAAACTGACCCAGGGAGACTGCCGTATTATTATTGGCTCTCATCTAGGTCGCCCCCATAAAAGGAAAGATCATCAAGGCTGGGACGGTATATTCAATATCCAATACGTCTGCAACCATTTCGACACGCTCCTACGAGAAAGATACAAAGACACTTACGCCTTATTTCCACCTGAGGTCACGGATGCGCATATGACCGACTCACTCGGGATTATCCACAAGCATCAACTCCCTGTAGGTGGCATCAAGTTCTTACCAAATTTAAGATACCTCCTCGACCCTGAAAATACGGATAATTTTCGAGAACAATTTATGCAGGATGTTGCTCAAACATCGGATGTATTTATAAATTGTGCGTTTGGTTGTAGCCATAGAGTTTCCAAAAGCATCAAACTTCTTCCTCAATATATGCGGCAACAGGGGAAAATTGCCGTTGCCGGATCCCTTCTTAAGGAAGAAATTTCTCGTCTGGGTATTTTCGGAAAACGGGTCCTCGCCAAACCGGAAACAACTGCTGTGATAGCTGGGGGAACCAAAATCTCCGATAAAATCGCGATATTAAAAACTTTTGTCCAGGCCAGGGTCAAGTTGATTTTTATAGGCGGCAGAATGGTCAATGCCTTTTTACTCGCGAAAACCCAAAAAAATAATTTAGAAAACCTGGCAATCGAGCAATTACCTTCCAAAATGTGGGAATCCAAAGGTGAGGACGACCGAAAGGATCTAATCAGGGAAGTTCAATTTGCTGGCGAAATCATTCTTTTAGCGAAAAAAAACAAGGTAATGCTGATCTACCCGGATGACTATAAAATCACTAAAGATTTTATGGAAACGGAATACACCATCAAGGAAGAACCCGATTTTAATGAAGATTTCCAGTTAGACCTCGGCCCGGAAACCATTGAAAACTACTATCTGAATATTTTGCAGGAAGGTGCCATTGAAAATGTTTTTTGGAATGGCCCCTTGGGTGCCTACGACCATCCTCAAAGCGACCATTACGCAGAGGGGTCTAAACAACTTGCAAAAATACTTTTCGCTGCTGCAATTTCAGACCAGAAATTAAGTGTGGTGATAGGAGGGGGAGATTCTGCAGCCATCCTGAATCAATTGGACTGCGAAGAACTTGAAAACCTGATTCGCAAACAACTATTGAATCAATTGAACAATCAGATCAACAGGGAAAAATTGTCTATCAAACTCAATTCCGAGGACACTTATTCCATTTTCAATAATTTCACTTCAAATTTTTTCGTATCTACCGGTGGAGGTGCTTCCCTGGAGTTCCTTCAAAAGCTTCTTGAAGATAAATGTGATTCCGATATAGCTAATTATCTTCCCGGCACTTCAATATTGATGGACCTGAAACCGGAAACTTCGCAAGCCGCCTGA
- a CDS encoding Rne/Rng family ribonuclease, protein MSSKKKLLINADHPEECRAVVLDDGKLDEIIIEHSARELIKGNIYLGVITRVEPAIEAAFVDIGGKKFGFLPFKDVLKESYLQTREKKAKVRIQDVLVRGQKILVQAVKESRDAKGPSLNNGITIPGRFLVLMYGSLSTGVSRKIEDEAERRKLKEILADLELPENMGVIIRTAGVGRTKTELQKDLQMLLKIWESIQEKLKESSAKAPLLLYEGPNMVVRTVRDHFTADTSEILVDSKESYKALKEFMKMVMPRMGSRIKLYQETQPLFSAYGVEDQIENIYERKVNLPSGGSIVFDMGEAMVCVDVNSGKTTSASELEETASKTNLEAADEIARQLRLRDLGGLVVIDFIDMFQKKNKSLVEKQMKQACKNDKARINISRISRFGLLEMSRQRMSPPLKEGVYDTCSTCGGSGTVRTPSNLALQLIRKMQEALSADNVKVLSVTLSNSVATYLLNNKMDYLVSIQERQGFRLQFNTQENLDQKDFSFEVLERKKEEKIEEKGEEAPKEKPSKVSRGRRVSTKDDKSEDKKPQEEKSRGSSRSRRSSTREEKQEENSQQGEKPRRNLRSRRPSGRREKPEEKPSQVNETPPAETGAKATSDPESVEEKPQRGRRRVAGTSQTRRAPRKASSSTKRAGSPRGRRWRSQRADREGENKTASVGENTGHSSEPGENTPTPDIVSPSLPLAGDIEGNLKSQPDVDTGSYGTSNTEPPPANLPQERQSSPGPRNEDPPQINEEYPSGF, encoded by the coding sequence ATATCCTCAAAGAAAAAACTACTCATTAACGCAGATCATCCTGAAGAATGCCGAGCAGTCGTTTTAGATGACGGTAAACTTGACGAAATCATCATTGAGCATTCTGCCCGTGAACTTATCAAGGGAAATATCTATCTTGGAGTGATCACCCGGGTTGAACCTGCAATTGAAGCGGCCTTTGTAGACATTGGCGGTAAAAAGTTCGGCTTTTTACCGTTTAAAGATGTTTTGAAGGAATCTTATTTACAGACTCGGGAAAAGAAAGCAAAGGTCCGCATTCAGGATGTCCTGGTTCGTGGGCAAAAAATTCTGGTTCAGGCTGTAAAGGAAAGCCGGGATGCGAAAGGTCCTTCGTTAAATAATGGAATAACGATTCCCGGGCGGTTTCTTGTTCTCATGTATGGCAGCTTGTCTACAGGAGTTTCCCGGAAGATTGAAGATGAAGCCGAACGCCGTAAGCTGAAGGAGATCCTGGCAGATCTTGAACTTCCTGAAAATATGGGAGTTATAATCAGAACGGCCGGTGTTGGCAGGACCAAGACCGAATTGCAAAAAGATCTTCAGATGCTACTGAAAATATGGGAAAGCATTCAGGAAAAACTGAAAGAATCCAGTGCAAAGGCTCCACTGTTGCTTTACGAAGGACCGAATATGGTTGTGCGTACGGTGCGTGATCATTTCACCGCCGATACCTCTGAGATTCTGGTCGATAGCAAGGAATCCTATAAAGCTCTAAAAGAGTTCATGAAAATGGTGATGCCCCGGATGGGGAGCCGGATCAAGCTATATCAGGAAACCCAGCCTCTTTTTTCCGCATATGGAGTTGAAGACCAAATTGAAAATATTTATGAGCGGAAAGTGAATCTTCCCTCTGGTGGTTCAATTGTGTTCGATATGGGAGAAGCCATGGTGTGTGTGGATGTCAATTCCGGCAAGACCACCAGTGCCAGCGAGCTGGAAGAGACAGCCTCGAAAACCAACCTCGAAGCAGCGGATGAAATCGCTCGCCAACTACGACTGAGGGATCTTGGGGGACTGGTTGTAATCGACTTCATCGATATGTTCCAGAAGAAAAATAAATCCCTTGTCGAAAAGCAAATGAAACAGGCCTGTAAAAACGACAAGGCCCGGATCAATATTTCCAGAATTTCCCGTTTCGGGCTACTCGAAATGTCGAGGCAGAGAATGTCTCCGCCTCTGAAAGAGGGAGTATATGATACCTGTAGCACTTGTGGGGGCTCTGGGACGGTTAGAACGCCAAGTAATCTTGCACTACAGCTTATTCGGAAAATGCAGGAGGCACTCTCTGCTGATAATGTGAAAGTTCTGAGCGTTACCCTTTCCAACAGTGTTGCGACTTACCTGTTGAATAATAAAATGGACTATCTGGTTTCCATTCAGGAACGGCAAGGTTTTCGCCTCCAGTTCAATACGCAGGAAAACCTGGATCAAAAAGATTTTTCTTTCGAGGTCCTCGAGAGGAAAAAAGAAGAAAAGATTGAAGAGAAAGGTGAAGAAGCTCCAAAAGAAAAACCCAGTAAGGTCTCCCGGGGGCGCCGCGTATCTACTAAAGATGACAAGAGCGAAGACAAAAAGCCCCAGGAGGAAAAGTCACGGGGAAGCTCTCGGTCGAGGCGGTCCTCTACACGAGAAGAAAAACAGGAGGAAAATAGTCAGCAAGGGGAAAAACCTCGCCGAAACTTAAGGTCACGACGGCCATCGGGAAGAAGGGAAAAGCCGGAAGAAAAGCCTTCTCAGGTTAATGAAACTCCCCCAGCTGAAACTGGAGCTAAGGCAACAAGTGATCCGGAAAGTGTTGAGGAAAAACCCCAGCGCGGTAGACGCAGAGTGGCAGGTACTAGTCAAACCCGGCGGGCTCCAAGGAAAGCTTCCTCATCAACCAAAAGGGCGGGGTCGCCTCGTGGGAGGCGATGGCGTAGCCAGCGCGCTGACCGGGAAGGGGAGAACAAGACAGCTAGTGTTGGAGAAAACACAGGTCATTCCTCAGAGCCGGGTGAAAACACCCCCACTCCCGATATTGTTTCGCCTTCATTACCTTTAGCGGGCGACATAGAGGGTAATTTAAAAAGCCAGCCAGATGTGGATACGGGTTCTTATGGAACTTCGAATACGGAACCCCCTCCTGCAAATTTACCTCAGGAAAGGCAAAGTTCCCCGGGGCCAAGGAATGAAGACCCTCCCCAAATCAATGAAGAGTATCCATCCGGGTTTTGA